DNA sequence from the Maribacter dokdonensis DSW-8 genome:
GATATTGTTGATGAAATAGGTTTAGCACAACCAACAATATCACAGCATCTAAAAGAATTGAAAAGTATTGATTTAATTAGAGGTGAAATTGAAGGCAAAAAAGTTTGTTACTGTATAAATCTCCAAAAATGGACAGCAATACAGGAATTGTTCAATTCATTTTTTAATACTACTAAAAGTAATTGTTGCTAATGAATCTTAAAATTATTGAATTCCATTAAAGCTAATAAAGTATGAATAATATAACCATAAGAGCAATGTTGGCTACTGATTGGAATGCTGTATCAGAAATATATGTAGAAGGTATTTCAACCGGCATTGCCACTTTTGAAACATGTGCACCAACCTATGAAGCATGGGACGCCGCCCACATGAAAAACTGCCGCTTTGTTGTTGAAAGCAATGGTGAAATATTAGGTTGGGTTGCCCTCTCTCCCGTTTCCAATAGATGTGTCTATGGTGGTGTAGCAGAAATTAGCGTTTACATTGCTGGTAACAGTAGAGGTAAAGGTCTTGGGAAATTGTTATTGGAGCATGTCATAATCGCAAGTGAAAAAGAAGGCATCTGGACATTACAATCTGGCATATTCCCTACAAATTATGGAAGCATAAAAGTTCATGAAGCTACAGGTTTTAGAATGATAGGTAAACGCGAGCGTATAGGAAAATTACATGGCAAATGGGTAGATAACGTGCTTTTTGAAAGGCGTAGCAAAATTGTTGGTATAGATTAAATTATGCTTCGTTATCAGTATTTTGACCTTCAAGTAATCGTCGCTCCAATTCAGCTTGAAATTCTTCCATAACAGGTTTAACCGTGCTTTCCGGTAGATCTGCTATTTTAATATACATTAATCCGTCTACAGAATTATTAAAGAGTGGATCAACATTAAAAGCCACCACCTTTGCATTTTGCTTAATGTATTTTTTAATCAAAACCGGTAAGCGTAAATTACCAGGTTCTACTTCATCGATCAAGCGATCAAACTTATTTAAATCGGCTTGGGTTTCATCAAAAACGAATTCTTTATCGGCATCCTTTAGTTTCACCTTAAATTCCTTTTTAGGTCTAATGTATTGCGCCACATAAGGATCCCAGTAATTGGACTTCATGAACTCGATCATCAAAGACTTAGAAAAATTAGAGAACTGGTTACTTATACTTACCCCTCCTATTAAATACTTATGCTCTGGAAAACGCAAAGTAGTATGCACAATACCTTTCCACAGCAAGAATAATGGCATTGGTTTTTGCTGATACTCTTTTGTGATATAGGCACGGCCCATTTCTATGGAATGCTTCATCATATCATAGAGTTCTGGCTCTACCCTAAATAAATCTTGTACGTAAAACCCATCTATACCATGAGCAGGAAATATCTCTGACCCCATACCCATTCTATAAGCTCCAACAATACATTTAGCATCATCGTCCCAAAGAAAAAGGTGGTGATAGTAGGTATCAAAATCATCAAGATCTATTGCCTTATTGGTACCTTCTCCAATAGCCCTAAACGTTACCTCTCGCTGTCTACCAATTTCTTTTAGGATAAACGGCATATCCTTTTCTTTGGCTAAAAAAACCTCATAGTTCTTACTCTGCAGTAACCTACAATCCTTCTCCCTTAGCTTCTCAATTTCACCCTCCATAACCTCTTTACGAACCGCATCCGCAATTTTCTTTGGTTGCTTGGGCAGTTTGAGTGAAGTAGGTATTTGATCAATTAAACGCTCTTTCTCATAGGCGTTAGAGAGCATGTATGTTTTACGGCGCAAAAGATCAGTATATTCTTCAATACTTTGTTGTTCTTGCTGGGTAGCTAATGAAATAGGTTGACCAATTCTAACTTTGATCGGTCTATTGCTTTGGGAAAAAACCTGTGAAGGTATCATGGCAGTTCTTAAAGAATCGCCCAACTTAGAGATTCTATAGAACAAAGAGCTGTTTTTAGCATGAAAATATATGGGTACTACGGGTACATTTGCCTTTCTGATCAGTTTAATGACCGCTTCTTCCCAAGGCTTATCAACAATTAACTTACCGTCTCTATACGTAGATACTTCGCCCGCAGGAAATACACCCAGTACATGACCATTCTTTAAATGTTCTAAGGTTTTCTTGAATCCGGCTAAATTGCTTCTAGCATCTTTATGGTCATTAAAAGGATTAACCGGTAATATATAAGGTTTTAAGGGCACCATTCTCTCTAAAAGAAAATTCGCCATTATTTTATAATCTGGGCGTTGACGCAACATTAGCTTGAACAACAGAATACCGTCTATTGCCCCCAAAGGATGATTACTGATAGTAACGTATGGTCCTTCTTTAGGCAGACGTTTAAAATCTTCCTCAGGAATTTCATAGTCAATATCAAAATGCTCTAAAATGGCATTGGCGTAACTTTCCCCCTCTAAATGGGCAATAGAATCATAAAATCTATTGATAGCCGATATACGTGTAACCTTCATTAACACCCAACCAACAAAGGTTCCCAACACCCCATATTTGGAGAGGTTAATGGCTTTGGCTATTTCTTTTGCGGTGACTAAACCCATATATTCATCCTCATTTTAAAATGTAAATATAGGCAAATAGCCAAAGTAGCTACCAATAATAAATTAGTGAAATAGTGACTGTATTACTTCACTACCAATTGAACGGTTTCCGTACCGCGCTGCTCCAGTAACAACTCATGTCCGTTTTGCAAGGTCTCTAAAGCCTTATTGTCAAAATGCCTTATGGTATATAAAGAAACATTCTCGTGGTGTACCACTTTAAACTTACTTTTTAGCTGTTGTAATAACGCAGCCAATCCTCCAAATTTATTGTCGATACAAACAGAAAAGCTAATAGCGGAATTCTGAATTAAATCTACCTTAATTTTATGCTGATGGAATAATTTAAAAAGCTCACTAATACTGTCTTCTACGATAAATGAAAAATCCAATGAGGATAATTTCATTAGTACCTGATTCTTCTTTACTATAAAGCAAGGTACTTTTGGTTCTATACCAACACCCTTGCCTACCGTAGTACCTTTATCTTTTGGGTTGACAAAAGATTTTACGTGCAAAGGAATTTCCTTGCGTTGTAGAGGCTGCAATGTTTTAGGGTGAATAACGGATGCCCCATAAAAAGCAAGTTCAATAGCCTCTCTATACGAGATATTGTTAAGTAATTGTGTTTCTTCAAAATATCTAGGATCCGCATTTAAAACGCCTGGAACATCTTTCCAAATGGTTACGGAATCCGCATTTAGGCAATAGGCTAAAATAGCTGCCGTATAATCAGAACCTTCACGTCCCAAGGTTGTTGTAAAGTTATTGTCATCACTGCCTAAAAATCCTTGCGTTATGTTAAGAACCTTTTTATCAATATTGGTAACGTTCTTTTGCGTACGTTCCCAATCTACAGTGGTATCTCTATAACTACTGTCTGTCTTAATATAGTTTCTTACATCTAACCATTGGTTTGCAATGCCAATTTCTTTTAAATACGCACTAATTATTGTTGTAGATAACAGCTCACCGTAACCTACAATTTGATCATAAACAAAATTATAATTAGGAGATTTGTTCCAAACCAAAAAGCCGTTTATTTCATCGATCAATACTTTTATTTCTTTATAAATGGTATGTGAAGCATTTGGAAATAATTCTGACACTATAGCATGATGATAATCGACCAACTCAGAAACCTTAGCTGGTATTTCTTGTTTATCATTAAAATAGGCATTAATAATATCTTCCATGGCATTGGTGGTTTTCCCCATTGCCGAAACTACCAGTAACGTATTATCATACCCTACTTCCCTTAGAACCTTAACTACATTTTTAACCGCATTTGCATCTTTTACAGATGCTCCTCCAAATTTAAAAACCCTCATATTCAATCTATATCTAATCTATTTATTTTCTTTTTCCTTAGTTCTTCTTATGCAATCGCATTTAAATATGCTTTAATACCTTTTTGATCTAATTGAACTACATCCCAATCTCTCATTACATTGGCACCTTTACTTTCATAAAAACCTATAGCAGGCTCGTTCCAATCCAGCACTTCCCAGCAAATTCTTCTTACCCCTAATTCATCACCATACTTCACCACTTCATCTAAAAGCGCCGTACCCAATCCTGTTCCGCGCATTTCTTTGGTGACGATCAGGTCTTCTAAATGAATAACCGGTCCTTTCCACGTAGAATATCTTGGGTATACCAATGCCATACCTACAATTTTTTGATTCTTTTCTGCAACAAAACAGTGAAACAATTTCTGTTTACCAAAACCATCTTCCTTTAAATCTTGTACACTAACCTCAACGGCGTGTTCTTCCTTCTCAAAAGTGGCCAATTCTTGAATTAATTGATGCACTTGTTCCATGTCCCCTGCTTGGGCAACTCTAATTATATACTCCATAATTGTTACAAATAAAACACAAAGTTATAAATTTAAAAAATGTAATTAAAATGAAAATGAAACGTTTAACAAAATACACGATATTTGTATATAACCATAAACTAAAGAATGTCTCCAAAAAGAAATCAGACCCTAGGGGAGTTTATTATTGAAAATCAAGATTCATTTCAGTACTCTTCGGGCGAATTATCAAAACTTATTAATGCCATTAGATTAGCGGCCAAAGTTGTAAACCATGAGGTAAGCAAAGCAGGACTAATTGATATTCTAGGTGGCGTAGGCGAAACCAACATTCAAGGTGAAGACCAACAAAAACTAGATCTTTTCGCGAACGATAAATTTATTCAAACATTAAAAAACCGGGAAATTGTATGTGGTATCGCCTCGGAAGAGGAAGATAGTTTTATCAGCATCAACAGTAACGATGATAACCACCAGAACAAATATGTAGTACTGATCGACCCTTTAGACGGCTCGTCCAACATCGATGTAAACGTTTCCGTGGGTACCATTTTTTCTATTTACAGACGGGTTACCCCTATTGGAACTCCCGTTACAATGGAAGATTTTTTACAGCCTGGACACAAACAAGTTGCCGCCGGTTACGTAGTTTATGGCACCTCTACCATGTTGGTGTATACCACAGGTGATGGTGTAAACGGCTTTACCTTAAACCCTGCATTGGGTACTTTTTACCTATCGCACCCAAATATGCAATTCCCGGAAGATGGTAGAATTTACTCAGTAAACGAAGGTAATTATGTGCATTTTCACCAAGGCGTAAAAGATTATATCAAGTACTGCCAAATGGAAGAAGATGATAGACCATATACCTCAAGATATATTGGATCCTTGGTTTCAGATTTTCATAGAAACATGATCAAAGGGGGCATTTACATGTACCCTAAAAGTAGTGTTACTGAAAGCGGTAAATTAAGGTTATTGTATGAATGTAATCCTATGGCATTTTTAGCCGAACAAGCGAACGGACTTGCAATTGGCGGCAAAAATCGAATTATGGACATACAACCAACAGAACTGCACCAAAGGGTTCCTTTCTTCTGTGGAAGTAAGAACATGGTCATAAAACTTCAAGAATTTTTAGATAAATATCATTAATAAAAAAGGGAGCTTTTAGCTCCCTTTTTCTTTACCCTTTTTTCAAGGCTAAAAATTATTTCTTTAATAGATACAGATAATCTTCAAAATCAATTTTTCCTCCAAAAATAGCTACTGAACGCTCAATAACCTTATCTGCTTTATCACCGGTAAAACCTAGACCAATAGCATATTTTTTAATTAGAATTCTTTCTTCGTCATCAATTTCATGATCAGAATAAACAATTCTAAATAGATCATATAAACGCTCCAATCTTTTTTCGGAATCTGGCGTTGAATCTATTGGATATTTATTTTCCTTCTTAAAAACCTCCTCATACTCAGATTTGGTGATATCTAGTTTCGTAGCAAAACGATCTAGCATTTTTCTTTCCTCTGTACTAATTTCACCGTCTACTGACGCTAAAGTTGCCAAAGCTGCAAAGTGGGCCAAATTTCTTCTGTGCTCACCGCTAGTATATAAATCTGCAAAAGACATATCTTATTTTTTAATTATTGAGCAAATATAATTTTTTTAGAGGTCATAGTTTACTTTGACATCAACTTTGTTAAAATACAAAATTTGTAACTTGACAAAGCTATGAAAACTCCCTTATTACAATTTACCAACAACGGTATTTATTGCGAAAAAGCCAATGTATACCTGGATCCGTGGAAACCGGTAGACCACGCCATAATCTCTCATGGGCATGCAGACCATAGTAGATATGGTCATAAGAAATATATAACCCACTACCGTAACGTACCAATAATTCAACATCGTTTAGGTGAAATAAATGTTACCGGAAAAGAATGGGGAGAAATCTTCACGGTCAACAATGTAAAGTTTAGTCTTCACCCAGCCGGGCATATTATTGGCTCGTCACAAATTAGGGTAGAACACAAAGATGAAGTATGGGTTTTTACAGGAGATTATAAAACTGAAAATGATGGTATTTCCACACCGTATGAACCTATAAAATGTAACACCTTTATTACCGAATGTACCTTTGGATTACCCGCATTTAAATGGACACCCCAGGCAGAAGTTCTAGAAAACATTAACAATTGGTGGGCAGAAAATAGAGCTGAAGGTAAAACATCCATACTTTTTGGGTATAGTTTGGGCAAAGCACAACGATTATTAAAGTACCTAGATACCGACATTGGAGAAATATATACCCATGGTGCCATTGAAAATATGACCGAGGTTCTTAGACCGTTGGTAGATTTTCCCAAGACCACTTTAATTACCAGAGACACCAAAAAAGAGCAGCTTTTAGGCAATATTGTATTGGCACCACCAAGTGCCCATGGTAGTACTTGGATCAGAAAAATGGTACCCTATGTTACTGCTTCCGCAAGCGGATGGATGACCTTTAGGGGAGCAAGACGAAGAAGGGCTATTGACAAAGGTTTTGTTTTAAGCGATCATTGCGATTGGCCCGGTCTTTTAGAAAGTATTGAAGCCACAGGCGCCGAAAAAATTATCTGTACACATGGCTATACAGATATATTCTCGAAATATTTACGGGAACAAGGTTATGATGCCCGTACAGAAGCTACGCAATACGGTGAAGAAGAAACAGAAGCTGCATTAGCTTCAAAATCTACCGCATCTGTATGAGAAATTTTGCACAGCTTATAAAAACCTTGGATAGTACCAACAAAACTACGGTTAAGGTACAGGCATTGACCGACTATTTTCTAAAAGCCAATGATGCCGATAAGGTTTGGACCATCGCAATTTTATCGCATCGTAGACCACCAAGACCGGTAAACACAACGCTATTAAGAACTTGGGCTTCAGAACTGGCAAATATTCCACTGTGGTTATTTGAAGAAAGCTATCATATTGTTGGTGATCTTGCAGAAACTATCGCCTTGGTCATTCCGGCAGCCGACCAATCATCGGACAAAAGTTTAACCGATTTTCTTCAAGAAATGATTGCCCTTAAAAAGAAGACAGACGAAGAAAAAAGAGCATATCTCTACGAAAATTGGAGTGTTTTAAACTATTACGAACGGTTTGTGTTCACTAAACTGATTACTGGCGGATTCAGAATTGGGGTAAGTCAAAAACTAATGACACGTGCCCTTGCAAAAGCCACCCAAATTGACGAAGATATTTTAGCCTATAAATTAATGGGCAACTGGGACCCGAATAAAATCACTTTTCAACAATTGGTTTTAGAGGAAAATGAGAGCGATTACCTTTCAAAACCTTATCCTTTTTATTTGGCTTATGCCATTGAAGGTGAAGTGTCAGACTTAGGCGTTATACAAGAATGGTCTGCAGAACATAAGTGGGACGGAATTCGTTCTCAAGTGATCTTAAGAAACAATGAATTATTTGTTTGGAGCCGTGGCGAAGAATTGGTTACGGATAAGTATCCCGAATTTGAAAAATTCATAGGCGTTATCCCAAACGGTACGGTCATAGATGGTGAAATTCTACCTTTTCCAAAAGGTGCTATTGGCACCTTTAACGATTTACAAACCCGCATTGGTAGAAAAAACGTAACCGCCGCACTTTTAAAAAAAGTTCCGGTAATTTTAAAAGCATATGATATTCTTGAATGGGAAGGAGAAGATATTCGCCAATTACCTTTTATAGAACGTAGAGAAATTTTAGAACATCTTTTTAAAAATGTCACTGAGCAAAACCAAAGTGATGACACTAAACTTAGCCGAAACGAGGTCACTGAGCGTAGCCGAAGTGATGTCCCCCTTCACCTCTCTAAAACCATCTATTTTAATTCATGGGAAGAGATGGCTGAAGAAAGAGACCGCTCTCGCGAAATGCACAGTGAAGGCTTAATGCTAAAAAGAAAAGATTCGCCCTATTTAGTCGGTCGTAAGAAAGGTGATTGGTGGAAATGGAAAGTTGACCCACTGACCATAGATGCGGTTCTTACCTATGCTATGCGCGGTCATGGTAGGCGAAGTAATCTTTTTACAGATTATACTTTTGCCCTTTGGAAGGATAATGAAGAAGGAGAAAAAGAACTGGTAACCTTTGCAAAGGCATACTCAGGCTTAACCGATGCGGAATTCAGAAAACTAGATGCTTGGATAAAGAAAAATACCTTAGAAAGATTTGGACCCGTTCGTAGTGTTACTCCGCATCACGTGTTTGAAATTGCCTTTGAGGGTATAGCATTATCCAAGCGACATAAAAGTGGTGTTGCTACCCGTTTTCCTAGAATGCTACGCTGGAGAAAAGATAAAAATATTCATGAAGCAAATACGTTGGATGATTTGAAGGGATTAATTCCGAGCGAAGCGAAGGAATCTGTTAAATAAAAAACGAAAAATTAATTTATATCTGTTGATTTCACAAGCCTAAATAAAATGAAAGGATATGTCTATATAACAACCAATAAAAATAAAACAGTTCTTTATGTTGGAGCTACAGATGATATTAAAAGAAGAATAAATGAACATAAAAGCAGAATATATCCAAATGCTTTCACCAAGAAATACAATTGCGATATACTAGTTTATTTTGAGGAATTTGAAAATGTAGAAGATGCATTTAAAAGAGAATTGAAATTAAAAGCTGGCAATCGGAAAAAAAAAGGAAGAGTTAATAAACTCAATGAATCCTGAATGGGGTGATCTTTCCATTAATTGGTTAGATGAAAATTTTAGGTTTCGGAACAAAAAATAAAATTCAAGAATAAATTAAACAGATTGCTTCGCTTTACTGGCAATGGTAAAAAGACAAGAACTCTACGATATAGCAGAAAACTGGTTTCAGGAACAAAACTGGAAACCCTTCAAGTTTCAAAAAGATACTTGGAGAGCATTTTTACAAGGTAAGGACGGACTCCTAAATGCTCCAACCGGTAGTGGCAAAACCTATGCCTTATGGTTTCCCATTGTTTTAAATTACATAAAAAGCAATCCTAATTACAAGACCAAACATAAAAAAGGGCTAAAAGCTGTTTGGATAACGCCATTACGTGCATTATCGCAAGAAATTAAGCAATCGGCAGAACGTATTACGCAAGACCTGGGCACACAGATGACCGTGGGTATTCGCTCTGGAGATACTACCACCAAAGAGCGGGCGCAGCAAAAAAAGCAAATGCCCGATCTGCTGATCACCACTCCAGAAAGTCTTCAGTTACTGCTTGCTACAAAAGGTTATGATAAAATTTTTAAAGACTGCTCGGCAATTGTAGTAGATGAATGGCATGAAATATTGGGCACCAAGCGTGGCGTACAAATGGAACTTGCCTTATCACGTTTAAAAAATATATCCTCGCAATTAAGAATTTGGGGCATCTCTGCAACCATTGGCAATCTAGAACAGGCAAGAGATGTTTTGTTGGGCATTGATTCCAAAACGATAGAAAACTCGGTGCTCATAAAAGCCAAACTCAACAAAAAGATCACGGTTAAAAGTATTATTCCCAAAAAAATGGAAACATTTCCATGGCGTGGTCATTTAGGTTTACACCTTTTGGAAGATGTTGTCCCCATCATCAATAGTAGCAAAACCACTTTACTCTTCACCAATACCCGTAGCCAATGTGAAATTTGGTTTCAAAAAATCTTGGAAAAGCACCCAGAATATGCGGGCGAAATGGCAATGCACCATGGCAGCATTAATAAGGAAACACGTGTTTGGGTTGAAAATGCAATTCGCAATGAACAGTTGAAAGCGGTGGTTTGCACCTCAAGTTTGGATCTTGGAGTAGATTTTGCCCCTGTAGAAACGGTAGTACAGATAGGAGGACCCAAAGGTGTTGCCCGTTTTTTACAACGTGCCGGTCGCAGTGGTCATAGTCCCGGTAAGGAAAGTGTCATTTATTTTTTACCCACCCACGCCATTGAACTTATTGAAGCATCGGCTTTGCAAAAAGCAGTAAAGCTGAATACGGTAGAAGACCGTATACCTTACCTTAACAGCTATGATGTGCTTTTGCAATATTTGACCACCTTGGCAATATCTGACGGATTCTACCCTAAAGAAATTTTTCAAGAAGTAAAGCAAACTTTTTGCTACCAAACGTTGACAGAAGACCAATGGCAATGGTTATTGAATTTTTTGGTTATGGGCAGTCAAAGCTTGCAAAACTATGATGAATACAAAAAAGTAGAAATTGAGGAGGACGGGAAATTTAAGGTCAATAACCGTGGTGTTGCCATGCGGCATCGTTTTCAAATAGGCACTATTGTTGGCGATGTAAACTTATCGGTTAAATATCAAAAAGGAGGATATATAGGGTCTATAGAAGAGTTTTTTGTTTCTAAACTCAACAAAGGCGACGTGTTTACATTTGCCGGTAGAAATCTAGAATTCATCCGAATAAAAGAAATGACGGTGCAGGTGCGCAATAGCAATAAGAAAACCAACAAAATTTCTAGTTGGATGGGGAGCCGACTCACTCTTTCCGCACAAATGTCAGAGTTATTGAGAAACGAACTGTATAGCTCGGGTGAACCAATAAAAAATCAATCTGAAGAAATAAGGGCATTGGCACCACTTTTTGAAAGGCAAAGACGAGATAGTATTGTACCCAAACCATCAGAATTTTTAATTGAAACCTTTAAGACCAGAGACGGGTATCACCACCTCTTCTACCCTTTTGAAGGTAGATTTGTTCATGAGGCCATGGGCAGTTTATTAGGTTATCGCATAAGTTTATTATCGCCTATTACATTTTCGTTGGCATTCAATGATTATGGTTTTGAACTACTTTCTGACCAACCCATAGACGTACAACAGGTGCTGGACAATGACCTGTTCACTACAGATTTTATGCTGGATGATTTGCAAAAAAGTCTGAATGCCACAGAAATGGCTCGCCGAAGATTTAGGGATGTTGCCATTATAAGTGGTATGGTCTTTACTGGATACCCAAAAAAAGGTATTAAAATGAAGCATCTGCAGAGTAGTTCTCAATTGCTGTTCGATGTGTTTAGAGATTATGAACCTGATAATTTGTTATTTCAACAAGCCTTTACGGAAACCTTTGAGCACCAATTGGAAGAAGGGAGATTACGATTATCGTTAGAGCGCATTGCCACGCAAGAAATTGTTTGGAAAGAATGCGCAAAACCTACCCCGTTTTCTTTCCCGCTGATTACCGATCGTATGGGCAGGGAAAAATTGTCCAGCGAAAAGCTAGCAGACCGTATTAAGAAAATGGCAGCCTTATTGATGAAGAAATAAAGAACCTTGCCCCCTAACCCCCAAAAGGGGGAATTGCTATTCTTGAAATCAAAATAAATTATTTATCCGGACTTTCTTGTAATTTTGTCTTAATGACCCATTCTATTACCCTACATGATCAAATTTTTGAAATGCATTTTTCTGGCGCATTATTTTGGGAAAAGCATTCCATACTTTTAATTAGTGATGTGCATTTGGGTAAGGTTTCCCATTTTAGAAAATATGGCGCTGCGGTACCACAACAAGCCGTACAGCAAAATTTTGATGCGTTAACAGCGGTTGTTGAACATTTTAAACCAAAATCCATCCTTTTTTTGGGCGATTTGTTTCATTCTGCCATAAATATAGAATGGTCACTTTTTGAGCAATGGGTGCAAACTACATCTCAAGAAATTATATTGGTAAGCGGCAATCACGATATCATTTCTCCGCTGAAATATGAAGCGCTAAATATTAAGGTAATTCCAGAATTAACGCTTGATTCTTTTCTACTTACACATCATCCAGAGGAGCGCGATGGTTTCTTCAATTTTTCAGGGCATATTCACCCTGCTATTAAATTGAGTGGATTAGGTAGGCAATCGGTACGTTTACCTTGCTTCTACAAAACGGAACACCAAATGATATTACCTGCTTTTGGAGAATTTACGGGCACTTATACCCTAGAACCTTGTGAGGGCTGTGAAGTCTATGCCCTTTTGGGTGATGCCGTATTACCCGTACCTATAAAAGAGGTGAAAAAAAGGCGGTTTAAACGAAAATAGTCCATTTAATACGCTAAAGGGCATACCTTTATAAAATATCTACCATAATTTTATAGGGATGAAAAAAAAGTTATCCATACTTAATTTGGTATCTGTTGTTTTGGTAATTGCCGTGAATTATATTTCACAAGCCTTTTCACTTAACGACACCACTATAGGTGAAATGAGTAGGCGTTATAACAACTTATTTACCCCTGCCG
Encoded proteins:
- a CDS encoding ATP-dependent DNA ligase → MRNFAQLIKTLDSTNKTTVKVQALTDYFLKANDADKVWTIAILSHRRPPRPVNTTLLRTWASELANIPLWLFEESYHIVGDLAETIALVIPAADQSSDKSLTDFLQEMIALKKKTDEEKRAYLYENWSVLNYYERFVFTKLITGGFRIGVSQKLMTRALAKATQIDEDILAYKLMGNWDPNKITFQQLVLEENESDYLSKPYPFYLAYAIEGEVSDLGVIQEWSAEHKWDGIRSQVILRNNELFVWSRGEELVTDKYPEFEKFIGVIPNGTVIDGEILPFPKGAIGTFNDLQTRIGRKNVTAALLKKVPVILKAYDILEWEGEDIRQLPFIERREILEHLFKNVTEQNQSDDTKLSRNEVTERSRSDVPLHLSKTIYFNSWEEMAEERDRSREMHSEGLMLKRKDSPYLVGRKKGDWWKWKVDPLTIDAVLTYAMRGHGRRSNLFTDYTFALWKDNEEGEKELVTFAKAYSGLTDAEFRKLDAWIKKNTLERFGPVRSVTPHHVFEIAFEGIALSKRHKSGVATRFPRMLRWRKDKNIHEANTLDDLKGLIPSEAKESVK
- a CDS encoding GNAT family N-acetyltransferase, whose translation is MEYIIRVAQAGDMEQVHQLIQELATFEKEEHAVEVSVQDLKEDGFGKQKLFHCFVAEKNQKIVGMALVYPRYSTWKGPVIHLEDLIVTKEMRGTGLGTALLDEVVKYGDELGVRRICWEVLDWNEPAIGFYESKGANVMRDWDVVQLDQKGIKAYLNAIA
- a CDS encoding GNAT family N-acetyltransferase, with the protein product MNNITIRAMLATDWNAVSEIYVEGISTGIATFETCAPTYEAWDAAHMKNCRFVVESNGEILGWVALSPVSNRCVYGGVAEISVYIAGNSRGKGLGKLLLEHVIIASEKEGIWTLQSGIFPTNYGSIKVHEATGFRMIGKRERIGKLHGKWVDNVLFERRSKIVGID
- a CDS encoding ligase-associated DNA damage response exonuclease; amino-acid sequence: MKTPLLQFTNNGIYCEKANVYLDPWKPVDHAIISHGHADHSRYGHKKYITHYRNVPIIQHRLGEINVTGKEWGEIFTVNNVKFSLHPAGHIIGSSQIRVEHKDEVWVFTGDYKTENDGISTPYEPIKCNTFITECTFGLPAFKWTPQAEVLENINNWWAENRAEGKTSILFGYSLGKAQRLLKYLDTDIGEIYTHGAIENMTEVLRPLVDFPKTTLITRDTKKEQLLGNIVLAPPSAHGSTWIRKMVPYVTASASGWMTFRGARRRRAIDKGFVLSDHCDWPGLLESIEATGAEKIICTHGYTDIFSKYLREQGYDARTEATQYGEEETEAALASKSTASV
- a CDS encoding tellurite resistance TerB family protein; translation: MSFADLYTSGEHRRNLAHFAALATLASVDGEISTEERKMLDRFATKLDITKSEYEEVFKKENKYPIDSTPDSEKRLERLYDLFRIVYSDHEIDDEERILIKKYAIGLGFTGDKADKVIERSVAIFGGKIDFEDYLYLLKK
- a CDS encoding ArsR/SmtB family transcription factor gives rise to the protein MGLTKTQIFNAEQNDLAIIFKVLSNPARIAILQYISRQDACICNDIVDEIGLAQPTISQHLKELKSIDLIRGEIEGKKVCYCINLQKWTAIQELFNSFFNTTKSNCC
- a CDS encoding GNAT family N-acyltransferase, producing the protein MGLVTAKEIAKAINLSKYGVLGTFVGWVLMKVTRISAINRFYDSIAHLEGESYANAILEHFDIDYEIPEEDFKRLPKEGPYVTISNHPLGAIDGILLFKLMLRQRPDYKIMANFLLERMVPLKPYILPVNPFNDHKDARSNLAGFKKTLEHLKNGHVLGVFPAGEVSTYRDGKLIVDKPWEEAVIKLIRKANVPVVPIYFHAKNSSLFYRISKLGDSLRTAMIPSQVFSQSNRPIKVRIGQPISLATQQEQQSIEEYTDLLRRKTYMLSNAYEKERLIDQIPTSLKLPKQPKKIADAVRKEVMEGEIEKLREKDCRLLQSKNYEVFLAKEKDMPFILKEIGRQREVTFRAIGEGTNKAIDLDDFDTYYHHLFLWDDDAKCIVGAYRMGMGSEIFPAHGIDGFYVQDLFRVEPELYDMMKHSIEMGRAYITKEYQQKPMPLFLLWKGIVHTTLRFPEHKYLIGGVSISNQFSNFSKSLMIEFMKSNYWDPYVAQYIRPKKEFKVKLKDADKEFVFDETQADLNKFDRLIDEVEPGNLRLPVLIKKYIKQNAKVVAFNVDPLFNNSVDGLMYIKIADLPESTVKPVMEEFQAELERRLLEGQNTDNEA
- a CDS encoding aspartate kinase, whose amino-acid sequence is MRVFKFGGASVKDANAVKNVVKVLREVGYDNTLLVVSAMGKTTNAMEDIINAYFNDKQEIPAKVSELVDYHHAIVSELFPNASHTIYKEIKVLIDEINGFLVWNKSPNYNFVYDQIVGYGELLSTTIISAYLKEIGIANQWLDVRNYIKTDSSYRDTTVDWERTQKNVTNIDKKVLNITQGFLGSDDNNFTTTLGREGSDYTAAILAYCLNADSVTIWKDVPGVLNADPRYFEETQLLNNISYREAIELAFYGASVIHPKTLQPLQRKEIPLHVKSFVNPKDKGTTVGKGVGIEPKVPCFIVKKNQVLMKLSSLDFSFIVEDSISELFKLFHQHKIKVDLIQNSAISFSVCIDNKFGGLAALLQQLKSKFKVVHHENVSLYTIRHFDNKALETLQNGHELLLEQRGTETVQLVVK
- the fbp gene encoding class 1 fructose-bisphosphatase, with translation MSPKRNQTLGEFIIENQDSFQYSSGELSKLINAIRLAAKVVNHEVSKAGLIDILGGVGETNIQGEDQQKLDLFANDKFIQTLKNREIVCGIASEEEDSFISINSNDDNHQNKYVVLIDPLDGSSNIDVNVSVGTIFSIYRRVTPIGTPVTMEDFLQPGHKQVAAGYVVYGTSTMLVYTTGDGVNGFTLNPALGTFYLSHPNMQFPEDGRIYSVNEGNYVHFHQGVKDYIKYCQMEEDDRPYTSRYIGSLVSDFHRNMIKGGIYMYPKSSVTESGKLRLLYECNPMAFLAEQANGLAIGGKNRIMDIQPTELHQRVPFFCGSKNMVIKLQEFLDKYH